A window of the Cicer arietinum cultivar CDC Frontier isolate Library 1 chromosome 6, Cicar.CDCFrontier_v2.0, whole genome shotgun sequence genome harbors these coding sequences:
- the LOC101515787 gene encoding LOW QUALITY PROTEIN: serine carboxypeptidase-like 31 (The sequence of the model RefSeq protein was modified relative to this genomic sequence to represent the inferred CDS: inserted 1 base in 1 codon) — MDNIVLKMKSLYTLLVLLLSFKLVFCSRSHRHYLSGGERKLRSSGDNGSDLVTNLPGQPQVNFQHYAGYVTVNETNGRALFYWFYEAITKSEDKPLVLWLNGGPGCSSVGYGATQEIGPFLVDNNNDGQGLKFNNFSWNKEANMLFLESPVGVGFSYSNTTTDYQQLGDDFTANDAYSFLHNWFLKFPSYRTKTFYIAGESYAGKYVPELAELIHDSNKDPSLYIDLKGILLGNPETSDAEDWMGLVDYAWSHAVISDETHKTIKTSCDFNSSNPWQNEDCDQAVDEVLKQYNEIDIYSLYTSVCFASTARSNGDQSVQTSTKRSSKMMPRMMGGYDPCLDDYAKAFYNRPDVQKALHASDGHNLKNWSICNNKIFDDWXTAGLRIWVYSGDTDGRVPVLSTRYSLSTLALPVTKPWRPWYHENEVSGWYEEYEGLTFATFRGAGHAVPCFKPSNSLAFFTSFLNGESPPSTKSE; from the exons ATGGATAATATTGTATTAAAGATGAAGAGTTTATACACCTTATTGGTCCTTTTACTTTCTTTTAAGCTTGTTTTTTGTTCTAGATCACATAGGCATTATTTGAGTGGTGGTGAAAGGAAATTGAGAAGCTCTGGTGATAATGGTAGTGATCTTGTGACTAATTTGCCTGGTCAACCTCAAGTGAATTTCCAGCACTATGCTGGTTATGTCACTGTTAATGAAACTAATGGAAGAGCACTCTTTTATTGGTTTTATGAGGCTATCACCAAATCAGAAGATAAACCATTGGTGCTCTGGCTTAATGGAG GTCCTGGGTGCTCTTCTGTAGGATATGGAGCAACACAAGAGATTGGTCCATTTTTAGtggataataataatgatggaCAAGgccttaaatttaataatttctcATGGAACAAAG AAGCTAACATGTTATTCCTGGAATCTCCTGTTGGAGTTGGCTTTTCATACTCAAATACAACCACTGATTATCAACAATTGGGTGATGACTTCACAG CTAATGATGCTTACTCTTTTCTACACAATTGGTTCCTCAAGTTTCCATCATATAGAACTAAGACATTTTACATAGCAGGGGAGAGCTATGCAG GAAAGTATGTACCAGAGCTTGCTGAACTTATCCATGATAGTAACAAGGACCCCTCCCTTTACATTGATCTCAAGGGAATTTTG cTAGGTAACCCTGAAACATCTGATGCTGAGGATTGGATGGGACTAGTTGATTATGCTTGGAGTCATGCTGTGATATCTGATGAAACtcacaaaacaataaaaacaagTTGTGACTTTAATAGTAGTAATCCATGGCAAAATGAAGATTGTGATCAAGCTGTGGATGAAGTACTCAAACAATATaatgaaattgatatttatagTCTCTATACCTCTGTTTGCTTTGCCTCTACAGCACGTTCAAATGGTGATCAATCAGTTCAAACTTCAACCAAACGTTCATCCAAAATg ATGCCTAGAATGATGGGTGGTTATGACCCATGCTTGGATGACTATGCTAAAGCTTTTTATAATAGACCAGATGTTCAGAAGGCCCTTCATGCCAGTGATGGTCACAATCTAAAGAATTGGAGTATTTGCAA CAACAAGATATTTGATGACT GCACAGCAGGACTTAGGATTTGGGTTTACAG TGGAGATACAGATGGTAGAGTACCAGTTCTATCAACTAGGTACAGTTTAAGTACTTTGGCTTTGCCTGTCACTAAACCATGGAGGCCTTGGTACCATGAAAATGAG GTGAGTGGATGGTATGAAGAATATGAAGGGCTTACATTTGCAACATTTCGAGGAGCAGGACATGCAGTTCCCTGTTTTAAACCAAGCAATTCACTGGCGTTTTTCACCTCATTTCTAAATGGAGAATCACCTCCTTCTACAAAATCAGAATAA
- the LOC140920638 gene encoding uncharacterized protein — protein MSPSLSESVTVPLSNSDTVNLRVVVQCPRRAVICGRFSRVHESRRRLKEEYVSGVKDFVKRALKQPICISEGGIRCLCIKCKCMKIYAATTVRLHLYRDGFQPDYWIWTEHGEVKPMVETRGGSTSSRIVHHDDQLNAMDEMVFDAFRPYRDVLDVNTNMGNETFAEDELSNEDAKRFYDKLISTNKPIYEGATQSMLSICVQLLAIRSNWHVPQKGIDFVTKMFKSVCPVPTCLPNNYYQATQLVSKLWLKVEKIDCCKKGCMLYYKDDNKLSECHSPRFIPRRTGMGKYKDVPAKRMFYFPIIPRLQRLYASTESAAEMRWHHENKKSSNVLHHPSDGKAWKHFDNVYPDFASDPRNVRLGLCSDGFTPYVQMDLLLI, from the exons ATGTCACCTTCACTATCAGAGTCGGTCACCGTCCCCCTCTCGAACTCCGACACCGTCAATCTCAGAGTCGTCGTTCAGTGTCCCCGTCGCGCTGTCATATGTGGTCGATTCTCAAG GGTACATGAAAGTAGACGCAGATTGAAAGAGGAGTATGTTAGTGGTGTTAAAGATTTTGTGAAAAGGGCTTTGAAACAACCGATTTGTATATCTGAGGGAGGGATAAGGTGTCTGTGCATAAAATGCAAGTGTATGAAGATATATGCAGCAACTACTGTTAGACTTCACTTATACCGGGACGGATTTCAACCAGATTATTGGATTTGGACTGAACACGGAGAAGTGAAGCCAATGGTTGAAACAAGAGGTGGTTCGACTAGTAGTAGGATTGTGCATCACGACGACCAATTGAATGCAATGGATGAAATGGTGTTTGATGCTTTTAGGCCTTATCGAGATGTCCTTGATGTGAACACTAACATGGGAAATGAGACATTTGCTGAGGATGAGTTGTCTAACGAAGATGCAAAACGGTTTTATGACAAGTTGATATCCACCAACAAGCCCATCTACGAGGGGGCTACCCAATCAATGTTATCAATTTGTGTTCAACTTCTGGCAATTAGGTCTAATTGGCATGTTCCACAAAAAGGTATAGATTTTGTTACAAAAATGTTTAAAAGTGTATGTCCAGTGCCAACATGCTTGCCCAATAACTATTACCAAGCAACACAATTGGTTTCAAAGTTATGgttgaaggttgagaagattgaTTGTTGTAAGAAAGGATGTATGTTATATTACAAGGATGATAACAAGTTATCTGAGTGCCATTCTCCTAGGTTCATTCCACGTAGGACTGGTATGGGAAAATACAAAGATGTTCCAGCAAAAAGAATGTTTTATTTCCCTATCATTCCTAGATTACAAAGATTGTATGCATCAACAGAGTCTGCAGCTGAAATGAGATGGCATCACGAGAATAAAAAGAGTTCAAATGTCCTTCACCATCCGTCTGATGGAAAAGCGTGGAAACATTTTGACAATGTATATCCTGACTTTGCTAGTGACCCCAGAAATGTAAGGTTGGGTCTATGTTCAGATGGATTTACTCCTTATGTTCAGATGGATTTACTCCTAATATAG
- the NAC50 gene encoding NAC transcription factor 25, with amino-acid sequence MDSTDSSSCSPHPHLPPGFRFHPTDEELVVHYLKRKAASAPLPVAIIAEIDLYKFDPWELPSKASFGEQEWYFFSPRDRKYPNGARPNRAATSGYWKATGTDKPILTTDGHMKVGVKKALVFYGGKPPKGVKTNWIMHEYRLITDHNHNIHSYNATSKTPPLPADPPNLNKKNSLRLDDWVLCRIYKKSNSSTMPRPPLMDQYDKELSMDHHHTMLPLTNMQQNNTKLPSSRSTSSYGLENDDNFFDGILAADQHQHQHHHEEMQNGCGSHDINSKNDNNDSFPMKRALTASSQFWNETGSPGSSSSSKRFHGDLNSGNSNAEENNSFVSLLSQLPTTTTFHPNAILGDAVIRQQFQLPNINWN; translated from the exons ATGGACAGTACAGATTCATCATCTTGCTCTCCGCACCCCCACCTCCCACCAGGTTTTCGATTTCACCCCACCGATGAAGAACTTGTCGTTCACTACCTCAAAAGAAAAGCTGCTTCTGCACCCCTTCCAGTAGCCATCATAGCTGAAATTGATCTCTACAAGTTCGATCCTTGGGAACTACCAA gtaaAGCAAGTTTTGGGGAACAAGAGTGGTACTTTTTCAGCCCAAGGGATAGGAAATACCCAAATGGGGCAAGGCCCAATAGGGCTGCTACTTCTGGGTATTGGAAAGCTACTGGAACTGATAAGCCTATATTAACAACTGATGGGCACATGAAAGTTGGAGTTAAGAAAGCACTTGTTTTTTATGGTGGGAAGCCACCAAAAGGAGTTAAAACTAATTGGATTATGCATGAATATAGGCTTATCACTGATCACAATCATAATATTCATTCCTATAATGCAACCTCAAAAACTCCTCCTCTGCCTGCTGATCCTCCAAACCTTAACAAGAAGAATTCCCTCAGG CTTGATGATTGGGTTTTGTGCCGAATATACAAAAAAAGCAACAGTAGCACAATGCCAAGACCACCTCTAATGGATCAATATGATAAGGAGCTATCAATGGATCATCATCACACAATGCTACCACTGACTAATATGCAACAGAACAACACTAAACTTCCATCTTCAAGAAGCACAAGTAGTTATGGACTTGAAAATGATGACAACTTCTTCGATGGAATCTTAGCAGCTGATCAACATCAACATCAACATCATCATGAAGAAATGCAAAATGGTTGTGGTTCTCATGACATAAACTCAAAGAATGATAACAATGACTCATTCCCCATGAAACGTGCATTGACTGCATCATCACAATTTTGGAATGAAACAGGGTCACCAGGGTCATCTTCTTCTAGTAAGCGATTCCATGGAGATCTTAATAGTGGAAATAGCAATGCTGAGGaaaataattcatttgtttCACTGCTTAGTCAGCTTCCAACAACCACAACTTTTCATCCAAATGCGATTCTTGGGGATGCTGTAATCAGGCAACAATTTCAACTTCCGAATATAAATTGGAACTGA